DNA sequence from the Dreissena polymorpha isolate Duluth1 chromosome 3, UMN_Dpol_1.0, whole genome shotgun sequence genome:
AAGTATAGTAAAGTGTCCTGTCTTGGACCGCTCCAGTCATCTTTGCCATGAAATGTGTATTTACTTTACAGCTTTCTTTTTTATCATGTAgtattttaatcaaatcaataattgtgaatatttaaatattgtgtacatttttttttcattttgaccTAGTCAACAAACGAAGTAATTAAATAGAGTAGTTTGTGTTTTCTGTTTGACTTTATTGATATTGAATAAAGCTTTTGAAAAAAACAGTGTGGTTTTCATTTTAAAGCTTAGCCACAGTATTTGGATCTTCCTTGTAGTTGCTCTTGTATCCATTATCAACATTTGACAAGAAATATGTATCTTGGAAAGAGCTAGGTTTTGGAAAAATCCATCATGTTATTTATCTACCATTATTCTTAGTAGATGAGTCTTGGCCAGTCTTTTTTGTACCAAGATATTAGTTTTCCAAATTAAAGCCCAATCCGTGGCATGTCTATTTAAAGTGACATTCACATATTGTTGATGTtaccatttttaaatttttgagACAGATTTTTAAAATTCAAGTTAAGTTTGTATCAATCAGTGACGTTACACAGTGAATATAGAAATACTAGTACCGGAATATTCCTTATTTAAGTTGTCCAGTTTGTCAAATAACACTAGTTCAAAGTTCAAGAATGTACTGAAAGGTCGACTCTCAGATAATGAGCATGATAACAGCTTCTGCAGACAGTTATTTGAGccgggttctgagaaaactgggcttaatgcatgtgcgtagtgtcgtcccagattagcctgtgcagtctgcacaggctaatcaggaacgacagtttctgcttttatggtacttttagtttcaaggaagtccttccttaccgaaaatcaagttttggcggaaagtgtcgtccctgattagcctctgcggactgcacaggccaatatgggatgacactttacgcacatgcattaaacccagctTCTGCAAACAGTAATTTCATCTTTAAGACTGCAATGCTTCAAATGTTCCTACTGTTTTGAAGACATGAAGCACTTTCTTCACACTTGCTAGTCTTCAACTGACTGATTCAAGACAAAATAGGGATCCTGATATTGCTGACAGGCAACTTGAGTCTTCAGCTGACTGATTCAAGACAAAAGGAGAATCTGATATTGCTGACAAATTTGATGGAATAAATGTTAAGAATGACACCAAACATAAGACCTTGTTATCTGGCTTGTTTTAAATTCAGAGTGGGAGTCTATTTGTTTCGATCTAATAGTACCCTTGCTACAAAAGTAATGCTTACATGATTTGTCTGAAATCTTCCTATCATATACAAAGAAATAAACTTATTCTTCTCAGTGGCCAAGAATGCAACTCGTTCAGAAGATTACTTTCAAACTTTTTAGAGAAGAATTTTTTTCAATGTACtcatgtcattaaaaaaaactgttttgtcaACCGGAAGAGAAGTTGTTTGTTACAAAACTGAAAGCTGGATTCAGTCAAGGCAGTTTCAATGGATTAAGTCAAGGCAGCTTCAATGGATTCAGTCAAGGCAGTTTCAATTGAGATCTTCCAAGTTTTCTTAATAGACATGTTATATTTCCTCAAGTATTATGACATTCTCCAAGCAGTCTTAGACAAccatttttagatttttttgtaGTTTTTACTGAACAAACATGCACATAATTATGGTCCAATATGGGCCATTCTCAGCAAGCCCATATGGGACTTATATGTATCGGCCATAGTTTGTTAACAAATAAAGGCCCATTATTTGCAATAAGAGTACGCATACTGCAAGTCTATAGAATGTTTTCTTTATCGTTTAACCCGTTAccattagatacatattttcacgcattagtagtcccttagaaagttgtatttaatttcagacctttcttactagattcaagtttttatggcttcatctccaaaccttagatactgatgagcagcaaacaacataaaacctgaacagactgcgagtaactcgcaggatgttctggttttatgctgtttgcaaagatagccattttcactttgcttctaagtggggaAGGGTTAAGTAAAATCAAGCACTTTAGTTGACACAATTTTGCTTTTATGAAAAGAAGTTACTGTTTTAAAGAAGCACTATACCTGTGAAATGtgaatacagtccactctcgttatctcgaagtcggtgggaacaagaaaaaatgtagagataacgagagttcgggATATCCAataaggcgttttcaaagaaaaaatgagacgaaaatttaccttgtttttaacatctaaatacctgctaagtggtctaactaaagctgtcaccgtgtggcataatactctctacctgatatatacgcgtttttacaaggcacgattaattttgctatttaaattcttaaaatgacgttttaagtattacaaaattgcatgaacacatgcggttataattttttaatattgctatttaaagttatgatgcaactgacgtccaatcaagacgagggttttccatctgaacatgcgtaaatcataTTCTTTCAGGTTACCCATGACAATTACTGTTGTTTCAATGATAGAACAGCATTCTGTaaatttgcgacggtttatatacataaaaatataactcaatgcattttggaattttgtttgtaaaaacaattagtctttcggcctttcggcaggctgtgtattaattgcagttaattgatgttaaagtgacaggccttactcatgtgttaatggctaacgacattacacacgtgtgatcattcatgcaattaacggatcaatttcctaccgcacagtatcgagAGCAGCCTGGCGAAGCGGGGCGGTGAAGTACCAAAGAAAAAATGTCTCACCTTTTGCcaacactgggacagttattcgcacttcaagataaaccacagtaaatacatgtaaaatcgggactagggacacaattttatatcgaaatatcaaattattcgacataacgaaaatcgagataagcgatgtttatttatatagataaagaaggaaaaaaaatgggacattgagcttacttcgacatatcgagaatatcaagatatccgatgtcgagataacgagagtggactgtataacTATTTAATAGCACATCAATTATTTGTGCTGTTGTTTAAGTACCAGTAATCATACCGTCCTCCATGACAGTTTTTAGTTGGTCACGTATGCgtccgactaaatttacagagcatgttttgcaaatcagtatgtgcttagctacgCTAGGGACGGTAACTCACTACGCTAGGAAcaattaccgctgcctgtctgcactgcagacgacgaatgcttaggagactctgctctactactgcagtgtgggtatttaccagcttgtaagacgacattggtccgtctagtgtttatcattgaaatctgtacatattggctgctttcagggaaaacggggcttaatgcaaataagataagcctgtgcacactgactagcctgtgcaacgcgcacaagctaatcaaggacgacaacagtgattaactttagtgccttcatcgctttgatttttatttttaacagatTATGAACCACCATATATGCAAAAGTCACTATTTAATTTACTAGACATCAAAGTCATTGGTCATGTACCAGCATTCTAATCGTCCTCAACAACACATTCATCCAAAAAATCTGCTGAAGCATAGGCGTTTGACTTCGAAATCACATCAACAAGCATGTGCTTTGGAATTTCCGAGCCACGCACTTTGAGCGTGTAGCATGCACTCTCGACCTTCCTCAAGCTTTGTCGCAGAACAGTAAGCTTTCTATTCACCTCCCTATTGCTGTGCGTAAGCTTACTATATGCCAACTCAACTTCTTGCAACACTGCGCATATCTCAAAGGGACGATTTAAGTCCCCATCACCAACGCTATTTATAGCCCGTCTCATCATTTCCCCAGTAAGGTCCGCAAGTCCAAGAATATACTCGCTTGGTGGGACAAAAACCTGAATGGTTTGAATTGTTTCATCTGTAGACCCTTCCGAATCGTCTTTGTTAACAGTCTGGCAATCAGTTTTGAAAGTAAGTCTGGCCTGAACATCTTTCAATGGAATGATTGTGTTGTCTTTTAGGTATACAAAGAAAGACAGTGCCTCTATGTACTCCTGTAGACCTGTGGAATAAAGTATGCAAAACCATGTACATATTATTATGACATCAACAGTTGTTCAAAGCAAAAATGCTGCCAATGATAAACTTGTatagcccaaagtcgctcaccttagATACAAAGGatctgacctgttctgtgcagcccaagatatcattagaacaatgttctgaccaagtcaTGAAGTTTGAACTATAAATATGACTTTAACAGTGTTAACAAGGGTTTACTAGAGCCAAATAAGGGACCCCCACCCTGGTGGTCatgcttttcaacagacctgaTCCATATTTGAATCAATCCAAGTTATCATTACaaaaaagttctgaccaagttcaataaagactgaacaataaatgtgacttttagagtttaaaaaaggttttattatagccatataaagaaaaatgccccactccctagcggccatgtttttcaacaaaccagaaccattttcgaactcatccaagatatcaatagaaaaaatgttctgaccatgtttcaagaagattggaccataaatatgatttctaaagtttaaacaaggttttacttcagccatataaggaaaatgccctgccccctagcagcaatgtttttcaaccaacccaaacTACCATACTTtagaactcatacaagatatcattgacaaatattctgactaTGTTTCATGACAATCGAAAATGTggtctcttgagtgttaacaggGCTTTAATAAAGCCATATGAGGTAAAATGCCCgtcctctggcggccatgtttttcaaccaaccggaaccattttcaaactcgtccaagatatccatggttgacaaatcttctgactaagtttcaataagttctgacaataaatgttgcctctagagtgttaacaaggtttttctatagcaatacatgtataatgaaaaatgcctggcccctggcggccatgtttttcaaccaaccggaaccattttcgaagtcatccaaaatatcattgaaacaaatgttctaaccatatttcatgaagatcagataataaatgtgggctctagagtgttaacaaggttttactatagccattttaggaaaaatgccccgccacctggtggccatgcttttcaaccaaccagaaccatttttgacattgtccaaaatatcattggcacaatcttctgaccaagtttcatgaagatctgacaataaatttggcctctagtgtgttaacaaggcaaatgttgacgccccaTGAAGCACAACTGACAAAGggcgatcacaaaaactcacaTGAGCACattgagctcaggtgagctaacaactACATTAAAAATTCCTCATACATAATATGTTATACATGAACATCATGCTTATTAAAAATTGAAGTACATATTTCATTGATATTATGAACAAAATATGCACTGACATCAACGTTTTTGATATATCTTAATTTccaaaagaaaaatgtttttttttgcttatttatcaatgtcaatacatgtataatattctaaACTAGAACTCCGCGAGATGGATGTGTCTCCTGATGGTAGCATACCTGTGTTAATTGTGTACTATTATATCAGGAATGGGACATTAATTCTTTAAGTTGTTACAATCAAACTTTCACCCTTTTTTGTCCGTTTAAGTAACATATTGAATaagcaaaacttttttttatgaatgaccaaaataattttgtatgaatattgtaAATCTAATAGCAACATGACAAAAACACAGACAGGCCAAACACAAAATGCCCTCCTTTGTGCTATAATTTGTGAATTATCTTCAATTCTAAACTGCTATCCACACAGGTTTGTGTTGGCTGTAGTAAGTTTCTatgttatatcattattattttatattttgagctttttttgaatcacagttgcagatttcgaaacctgaacgcggaccccaagttcaaaaatttcatgtgcatggaaaggtgttgtcaagatacacatgcgtaccaaatatgaaagcaatatctgaagggacacatacagtaggtatgagcctttttcaaattgcGGTTGCACTCACTTCAACAGCAGATTTCAatacctgaacgctgacctcaagttcaaggtcaaggtcacatgtgtaaaaaattgtatgtgcatggaaagttgttgtccagatacacatgcataccaaataataaattatgaaagcaatatctgaagggacacagaagttatgagcctttttcgaaaagtGTGACGCTGCAGACGACACCGAAGCAAGTAACTCCTATATGCGCCCCGACTAGTCACAAAAAATCTGTCAATACATATGTACCTGGCGAATATGCTCTCAGGAACTGGTATGGATCTGTCCCCTGTAGTTCCATGGCAACatccttgaactttgacctttcaAGGTCCAGCAACTTTGTCTCTGTTTGTTGAATGATGTCTTCACTGTCATTCACACTGTAAAAAAGAAGATTGGAATAATTCATATCTTAAAACTGTCACATTAAGTTAAGATTGCTATCTTTGAGAAAGAACTGAGAAATTAAAAAAGTACTTGGTATGGTTTCTTACTcccaaataaattaaattatttaattaattattcaacaaaatacataataaataataagatacaTGCAATTTAAGGCTTCAGTTATCAGATGTACCAAGTCAAGGACAAGTAAATATGCAGACAA
Encoded proteins:
- the LOC127873827 gene encoding translin-associated protein X-like, with amino-acid sequence MADRKKRYRNDKSDHKQDRETKQDDVDESSPVIQMFRTFQKILDEKHDKHERIVKLSRDITIESKRAIFLLHRFKNVNDSEDIIQQTETKLLDLERSKFKDVAMELQGTDPYQFLRAYSPGLQEYIEALSFFVYLKDNTIIPLKDVQARLTFKTDCQTVNKDDSEGSTDETIQTIQVFVPPSEYILGLADLTGEMMRRAINSVGDGDLNRPFEICAVLQEVELAYSKLTHSNREVNRKLTVLRQSLRKVESACYTLKVRGSEIPKHMLVDVISKSNAYASADFLDECVVEDD